The Frondihabitans australicus genome includes a region encoding these proteins:
- the crtI gene encoding phytoene desaturase family protein has product MSRIAIVGGGISGLASAGLLAREGHEVTLFEQAPQVGGRASSWEHDGFRFDLGPSWYLMPEVFDHFFRLMGTSAAEQLDLVPLDPGYRVYFEGQREPLDIPHGLERNVDLFESVEKGAGSRIRRYLASSRDTYDMAKKRFLYTSFPTWAPLLRADVVRRLPTLARLLLQHLDTFVAGTVNDPRLAQVLGYPAVFLGSSPYRTPSMYHLMSTLDLDDGVLYPMGGLTRVIERIAALAVEAGVRVETSATVTRIRTSDAAPGRRPHATGLDWTDSSGATRSFAADLVVSAADLHHTETALLPRELQTYGEAYWRHRDPGPSALLMYLGVSGELPELEHHTLLFSRDWHDNFERIFGRSKSIPEPPSLYVCKPSAVDASTAPAGQTNLFVLVPLPADVSLGAGTGLAASAAPAAPGTDSRSGNSGSARLDLLADAVIAQIAEWTGVSDLSSRILFRRTRGPQDFVDDYNSWSGSMLGPAHTLRQSAMFRAGNVSKKVRGLYYVGGSVRPGIGLPMCLISAEILVKNLRGDTSTEPLPEPTAEAAPAPVRASGSGNSGSTLRASKS; this is encoded by the coding sequence CGGACCCTCTTGGTACCTCATGCCCGAGGTCTTCGACCACTTCTTCCGGCTCATGGGCACCTCCGCCGCCGAGCAGCTCGACCTGGTGCCGCTCGACCCCGGCTACCGCGTCTACTTCGAGGGGCAGCGCGAGCCGCTCGACATCCCGCACGGGCTCGAGCGCAACGTCGACCTGTTCGAGAGCGTCGAGAAGGGGGCGGGGAGCAGGATCCGACGCTATCTCGCCTCGTCCCGCGACACCTACGACATGGCGAAGAAGCGCTTCCTCTACACGTCGTTCCCCACGTGGGCGCCCCTTTTGCGCGCGGATGTGGTGAGGCGCCTGCCGACGCTCGCCCGTCTGCTCCTGCAGCATCTCGACACCTTCGTCGCGGGGACGGTCAACGACCCACGGCTCGCGCAGGTGCTGGGATACCCCGCCGTGTTCCTCGGATCGTCGCCGTACCGGACGCCGAGCATGTACCACCTCATGTCGACGCTCGACCTCGACGACGGAGTGCTCTACCCGATGGGCGGCCTGACCCGGGTGATCGAGCGGATCGCCGCGCTGGCCGTCGAGGCCGGCGTGCGCGTCGAGACCTCCGCGACCGTGACCCGCATCCGCACGAGCGACGCGGCGCCGGGGCGCCGACCGCACGCGACTGGTCTCGACTGGACCGACTCTTCGGGCGCGACCCGCTCGTTCGCCGCGGACCTCGTCGTCTCGGCCGCCGACCTGCACCACACCGAGACGGCCCTGCTGCCGCGAGAGTTGCAGACGTACGGCGAGGCGTACTGGCGGCATCGCGACCCGGGGCCGAGCGCTCTGCTGATGTACCTCGGGGTGTCGGGCGAGCTGCCCGAGCTCGAGCACCACACCCTGCTCTTCTCGCGCGACTGGCACGACAACTTCGAGCGGATCTTCGGGCGCTCGAAGAGCATCCCCGAGCCGCCGTCGCTCTACGTGTGCAAGCCGAGCGCCGTCGACGCGTCGACCGCGCCGGCGGGGCAGACGAACCTCTTCGTGCTCGTGCCGCTGCCCGCCGACGTGTCGCTCGGGGCGGGCACCGGTCTTGCGGCGTCCGCCGCCCCCGCCGCCCCCGGCACCGACTCGCGTTCCGGCAATTCAGGCTCCGCTCGTCTCGACCTCCTGGCCGACGCCGTCATCGCGCAGATCGCGGAGTGGACCGGCGTGAGCGACCTGAGTTCCCGGATCCTGTTCCGCCGGACCAGGGGCCCGCAGGACTTCGTCGACGACTACAACTCGTGGTCGGGCAGCATGCTCGGCCCCGCGCACACCCTGCGGCAGAGCGCGATGTTCCGCGCCGGCAACGTGTCGAAGAAGGTGCGCGGCCTCTACTACGTCGGAGGCTCGGTCCGGCCGGGCATCGGCCTGCCGATGTGCCTCATCAGCGCCGAGATCCTGGTGAAGAACCTGCGCGGCGACACCTCCACCGAGCCGCTGCCCGAGCCGACCGCCGAAGCCGCCCCGGCCCCCGTGCGCGCCTCCGGTTCCGGCAATTCAGGTTCCACGCTGCGCGCGTCGAAATCCTGA
- a CDS encoding lycopene cyclase domain-containing protein, which yields MGVLYLLGLLVALTGMVVLDRRFRLFFWRDWRRAVVVLPVGIAIFLVWDVIGIHAGVFFRGETSFMTGVEVGRELPLEEPFFLALLCYLTMNLLAGLPMLIERSLNYRKGRADRKGGGDRSDSTGRRRRRDDRATAGRR from the coding sequence GTGGGCGTCCTCTACCTCCTCGGCCTGCTCGTCGCGCTGACGGGCATGGTCGTCCTCGACCGCCGCTTCCGCCTCTTCTTCTGGCGCGACTGGCGCCGAGCCGTCGTCGTCCTGCCTGTCGGAATCGCGATTTTCCTGGTCTGGGACGTCATCGGCATCCACGCCGGGGTCTTCTTCCGCGGCGAGACGTCATTCATGACCGGCGTCGAGGTGGGCCGCGAGCTCCCGCTCGAGGAGCCGTTCTTCCTCGCCCTGCTCTGCTACCTCACGATGAACCTGCTCGCCGGCCTTCCGATGCTGATCGAGCGGAGCCTGAATTACCGGAAGGGCCGGGCCGACCGGAAGGGCGGCGGCGACCGGAGCGACTCCACCGGCCGCAGACGCCGACGCGACGACCGGGCGACGGCGGGGCGCCGATGA
- a CDS encoding lycopene cyclase domain-containing protein, producing MTYWGVNAFFLAAVAIPGIIALAVHARRARAALTETTQTQTTPTTARRAKTLGTVIAVAVLLVMTAVFDNVMIGIGLVGYDREKISGVFIGIAPVEDFSYAVAALALLPSLWVLMGAGSRTPRHPKAPSA from the coding sequence ATGACGTACTGGGGCGTGAACGCGTTCTTCCTCGCGGCGGTGGCGATCCCGGGCATCATCGCCCTCGCCGTGCACGCTCGCCGGGCCCGAGCCGCGCTGACGGAGACCACGCAGACGCAGACGACGCCCACCACGGCCCGACGGGCCAAAACCCTCGGCACCGTCATCGCCGTCGCCGTCCTCCTCGTCATGACCGCCGTCTTCGACAACGTCATGATCGGCATCGGCCTCGTCGGCTACGACCGCGAGAAGATCAGCGGCGTCTTCATCGGCATCGCCCCGGTGGAAGACTTCTCGTACGCCGTCGCAGCCCTCGCCCTCCTCCCCAGCCTCTGGGTGCTGATGGGCGCAGGATCGCGGACACCCCGCCACCCGAAAGCCCCCTCCGCATGA
- a CDS encoding prenyltransferase, whose product MRTLRALALVSRPLSWINTAFPFAAAFILASAQKGSGAVPGAFMTRTAAGQPDWFITFPTSPFDFHQVPWLTAVVGIVFFLIPYNLAMYGINDVFDYESDLRNPRKGGVEGAMVDRSFHRTILTAVVVVCVPFVVFLVLVGDAASWLVLAISLFAVVAYSLKGLRFKERPFLDSITSSTHFVSPAVYGLALAGATVTPRLVALLAAFFLWGMASHAFGAVQDVIADREGDISSIATVLGARTVVRGSLVAYLLAGVLMLFTSWPGPLGALLVVPYAVTVAPWWNVSNEEADTANRGWRRFLALNFGCGFLSTLLLIWWVVAA is encoded by the coding sequence ATGAGAACCCTGCGCGCCCTCGCCCTCGTCTCCCGGCCCCTGTCGTGGATCAACACGGCGTTCCCGTTCGCGGCGGCGTTCATCCTGGCGAGCGCGCAGAAGGGGTCTGGTGCGGTTCCCGGCGCGTTCATGACCCGAACGGCGGCTGGTCAGCCCGACTGGTTCATCACATTTCCGACAAGTCCGTTCGACTTCCACCAGGTCCCCTGGCTCACCGCCGTCGTCGGCATCGTCTTCTTCCTCATCCCCTACAACCTCGCGATGTACGGCATCAACGACGTGTTCGACTACGAGAGCGACCTCCGCAACCCCCGCAAGGGCGGCGTCGAGGGCGCGATGGTCGACCGGAGCTTCCACCGCACGATCCTCACGGCGGTCGTGGTGGTGTGCGTGCCGTTCGTCGTGTTCCTCGTGCTGGTCGGCGATGCTGCCTCCTGGCTGGTGCTCGCGATCAGCCTCTTCGCGGTCGTCGCGTACTCGCTGAAGGGCCTCCGCTTCAAGGAGCGCCCGTTCCTCGACTCGATCACGTCGTCGACGCACTTCGTGAGCCCCGCCGTCTACGGTCTGGCGCTCGCCGGGGCGACGGTGACGCCTCGCCTCGTTGCGTTGCTGGCGGCGTTCTTCCTGTGGGGCATGGCGAGTCATGCCTTCGGCGCGGTGCAGGATGTGATCGCCGACCGCGAGGGCGACATCTCGTCGATCGCCACGGTGCTCGGGGCGCGCACCGTCGTCCGGGGTTCGCTCGTCGCTTACCTTCTCGCCGGCGTCCTCATGCTGTTCACCAGCTGGCCGGGGCCTCTCGGCGCTCTGCTCGTCGTCCCCTACGCGGTGACCGTGGCGCCGTGGTGGAACGTCTCCAACGAGGAGGCCGACACGGCGAACCGGGGGTGGCGGCGGTTCCTCGCCCTGAACTTCGGCTGCGGGTTCCTGTCGACGCTCCTGCTGATCTGGTGGGTCGTCGCCGCCTGA